The Oncorhynchus masou masou isolate Uvic2021 chromosome 6, UVic_Omas_1.1, whole genome shotgun sequence genome has a window encoding:
- the LOC135541094 gene encoding olfactory receptor class A-like protein 4, protein MGLGVNWYPFQNALYIILVLLGIVGNATVVGVISESVFKDPSGGHNSDIILINMALSNLLLSLLRNILLVMSDLGLELNSSRDGCHVLMGVWVWLRSVNVWSTLFLSAFHFQTLRRVAPPSRTVHGPRRPPKTLLISLGLIWYLNLIYAIPAHIYSTKGNKNSTETLILVSSTTRPLLGCVWNFPSSDNTLAYTTTSMVIHEILPIILMTITNLGSLYTLYTHGRTRNPAHMTQDAPVIKRIPAERRAAKVILALTILFIVSWGTSIISINYINYNKGSSDRFLPIIARFANSIFIAISPIVLAVGHRRLRAVVKSFLTH, encoded by the exons ATGGGTCTCGGTGTCAACTGGTATCCCTTCCAGAACGCCCTCTACATAATCTTGGTCCTGCTGGGTATTGTGGGTAACGCCACGGTGGTTGGCGTAATTAGTGAGAGCGTATTCAAAGACCCCAGTGGAGGACATAACTCAGACATCATCCTGATAAACATGGCCCTCTCCAACCTGCTCCTTTCTCTGCTGAGGAACATCCTGCTTGTCATGTCTGACCTGGGGCTGGAG ctgaaCTCTTCCAGAGACGGGTGTCACGTCCTGATGGGGGTGTGGGTGTGGCTTCGCTCAGTCAACGTGTGGTCAACACTCTTCCTCAGTGCTTTCCACTTCCAGACACTGAGGCGCGTGGCCCCTCCCTCACGGACTGTTCACGGGCCCCGCAGGCCCCCCAAGACCCTTCTGATTAGCCTGGGCCTCATCTGGTATCTCAACCTGATCTATGCTATACCTGCACACATCTACTCTACTAAGGGGAACAAGAACAGCACAGAG aCCCTGATTTTGGTCAGCAGCACCACGCGCCCCCTGCTGGGTTGTGTGTGGAACTTCCCCTCCAGCGACAATACCCTGGcctacaccaccacctccatggtGATCCACGAGATCCTGCCTATCATCCTGATGACCATCACCAACCTGGGCTCCCTCTACACACTCTACACCCACGGCAGGACCCGCAACCCAGCACACATGACCCAGGACGCGCCCGTCATCAAGAGGATACCGGCTGAGAGACGGGCTGCCAAG GTGATTCTAGCCCTCACCATCCTCTTCATTGTGTCTTGGGGAACTAGCATCATCTCTATCAACTACATAAACTACAATAAAGGATCTTCAGACAGGTTTCTCCCGATAATAGCTCGCTTTGCCAACAGCATCTTCATCGCCATTTCGCCCATCGTGCTGGCAGTGGGTCACCGGCGGCTGCGTGCTGTCGTTAAGTCTTTTCTTACTCACTGA